The following coding sequences lie in one Desulfobacterales bacterium genomic window:
- a CDS encoding cold shock domain-containing protein yields GDRVSFEVEKGTKGPAAVNVSVN; encoded by the coding sequence AGGGCGATAGAGTTTCGTTTGAAGTCGAAAAAGGAACAAAAGGTCCTGCGGCTGTCAATGTTAGTGTAAACTAA